The following proteins are encoded in a genomic region of Pelecanus crispus isolate bPelCri1 unplaced genomic scaffold, bPelCri1.pri SCAFFOLD_256, whole genome shotgun sequence:
- the CCKBR gene encoding gastrin/cholecystokinin type B receptor: MDPRRLNESLQELLCRPGNGSGPATAPGPGTGSGSAGNGSACDLLRRGPRGPPAPKDLDLTVRVLLYALIFVLSVCGNALVVAVLLLNRRLRTVTNSFLLSLALSDLMLALCCMPFTLVPNLMGTFVFGEAVCKLMAYLMGISVSVSTFSLVAIAIERYSAICNPLQSRVWQTRSHACRVIAGTWLLSALLMLPYAVYSTTHAAPARAARPPVSQCTHDWPSERVRQAWYVLLLLVLFFIPGVVMIVAYGLISRELYRGIRFELDVKGEAAAQRNGGGEPAPACDEGDGCYLQLSRPGGALELRALGAAGAQQDRARINSSEAKLVAKRRVIRMLVVIVAMFFLCWLPVFTANTWRAFAPQAAQRALSGTPISFIHLLSYTSACANPLIYCFMNRRFRKAFLATCAGCRRACPRRPLEEEVANANASLSKFSYTTVSSLGPP; encoded by the exons ATGGACCCCCGCCGCCTGAACGAGtctctgcaggagctgctctgccgGCCCGGGAACGGCTCCGGCCCCGCcacggcccccggccccggcaccggcagcggctCCGCCGGGAACGGCTCCGCCTGCGACCTCCTCCGCAGGGGCCCCCGCGGGCCCCCGGCGCCCAAAG ACCTGGACCTGACGGTGCGCGTCCTGCTCTACGCGCTGATCTTCGTGCTGAGCGTCTGCGGGAACGCCCTGGTGGTGGCCGTGCTGCTCCTGAACCGCCGCCTGCGCACCGTCACCAACTCCTTCCTGCTCTCCCTGGCCCTCAGCGACCTGATGCTGGCGCTCTGCTGCATGCCCTTCACGCTCGTCCCCAACCTCATGGGCACCTTCGTCTTCGGCGAGGCCGTCTGCAAGCTCATGGCGTACCTCATGG GCATCTCCGTCTCCGTCTCCACCTTCAGCCTGGTGGCCATCGCCATCGAGCGGTACAGTGCCATCTGCAACCCGCTGCAGTCCCGCGTCTGGCAGACGCGCTCGCACGCCTGCCGGGTCATCGCCGGCACCTGGCTGCTCTCGGCGCTGCTCATGCTGCCCTACGCCGTCTACAGCACCACGCacgccgcgcccgcccgcgccgcccgcccgcccgtcAGCCAGTGCACCCACGACTGGCCCAGCGAGCGCGTGCGGCAAGCTTG GTACGTCCTGCTGCTCCTCGTCCTCTTCTTCATCCCCGGCGTGGTGATGATCGTGGCGTACGGGCTCATCTCCCGCGAGCTCTACCGAGGCATCCGCTTCGAGCTGGACGTCAAGGGGGAGGCTGCAg CTCAGCGCAacggcggcggggagccggcgCCCGCCTGCGACGAGGGGGACGGCTGCTACCTGCAGCTCtcccggccgggcggcgcgcTGGAGCTGCGGGCGctgggcgcggcgggcgcgcaGCAGGACCGGGCGCGCATCAACAGCTCGGAGGCGAAGCTGGTGGCCAAGCGGCGCGTGATCCGCATGCTGGTGGTCATCGTGGCCATGTTCTTCCTCTGCTGGCTGCCCGTCTTCACCGCCAACACGTGGCGCGCCTTCGCCCCGCAGGCGGCCCAGCGGGCGCTCTCGGGGACCCCCATCTCCTTCATCCACCTCCTCTCCTACACCTCCGCCTGCGCCAACCCCCTCATCTACTGCTTCATGAACCGCCGCTTCCGCAAAGCCTTCCTGGCCACCTGCGCCGGCTGCCGCCGCGcctgcccgcgccgcccgctcgAGGAGGAGGTGGCCAACGCCAACGCCTCGCTCTCCAAGTTCAGCTACACCACCGTCAGCAGCCTCGggcccccctga